In the Haloferula helveola genome, one interval contains:
- a CDS encoding class I SAM-dependent methyltransferase codes for MKPEDVAASYDRLASHWDGDLFHRENGIAQHRRALAFLDHRGRAIDIGCGSSGRIVDLLLSEGFDTEALDISTEMLALARRRHPDLTFHHADICKWTPPGLYDFVSAWDSIWHVPMDEQEPVLRKLFNALSPGGICIFTSGGLDEPSDTDNPCMGEPMYTAAPGIPALLEAVSDCGCVCRHLEYDQFPEKHLYLIVQKQAHPSG; via the coding sequence ATGAAGCCCGAAGACGTCGCGGCGAGCTACGACAGGCTCGCGAGCCACTGGGATGGCGACTTGTTCCATCGCGAGAACGGCATCGCCCAACACCGGCGTGCCTTGGCATTCCTCGACCACCGCGGGCGGGCCATCGACATCGGCTGCGGCAGCAGCGGACGGATCGTCGACCTGCTGCTGTCCGAGGGCTTCGACACCGAAGCACTCGACATCTCCACCGAAATGCTCGCGCTTGCACGGAGGCGACACCCCGATCTCACCTTCCACCATGCCGACATCTGCAAGTGGACGCCGCCGGGCCTCTACGACTTCGTCTCCGCGTGGGACAGCATCTGGCATGTGCCCATGGACGAACAGGAGCCCGTCCTCCGAAAACTCTTCAACGCCCTGAGTCCCGGAGGCATCTGCATCTTCACCAGCGGCGGACTCGATGAACCGAGCGACACCGACAACCCGTGCATGGGGGAGCCGATGTACACCGCGGCTCCCGGCATTCCGGCCCTACTCGAAGCCGTCTCGGACTGCGGCTGTGTGTGCCGGCACCTCGAATACGACCAATTCCCGGAGAAGCACCTGTATCTCATCGTCCAGAAGCAGGCGCATCCATCCGGCTGA
- a CDS encoding sulfatase-like hydrolase/transferase encodes MTVRFALIACLLSAAAAESKPRPNVLFLFTDDQRFDTIHALGNERIKTPNIDRLVENGLSFTNAYIMGANSMAVCTPSRACLFSGRTLWNLESQGPWDFAIPERYTTMTGAFLKDGYTCFAAGKNDPGFGKNDHFFRSFNAGDNLYYRGGHRGQNQTPLFSIDWDADPPAKEKQKPDGTFNADLFAEAAVEFLEKRNDGDPPFFAYVSFMTPHDPLNCPEEFMKLYAGEDMKLPANYLPEHPFDAGVHDIRDEKLMKRPLTEDGVRDRLAKYYALVTHTDAQIGRILEALARSGEADNTIVVFSSDNGLALGSHGLTGKQSVYEHSVRVPLVIAGPGIPKGERREQLCYIYDVYPTLCERADVEIPDTVQFRSLDPVIADPEASHRDHLYFGFMSWHRAVRDDRHKLISYSVNGESHTQLFDLETDPGETRNLAGEKKVQPVLKRMRKLLESERDRLNDGKADAEHINEMSKAFWETYRQAAE; translated from the coding sequence ATGACCGTCCGATTCGCCCTCATCGCCTGTCTGCTCTCGGCTGCCGCCGCGGAATCGAAGCCACGTCCGAACGTCCTGTTCCTGTTCACCGACGACCAGCGCTTCGACACCATCCACGCCCTCGGCAACGAGCGGATCAAGACGCCGAACATCGACCGCCTTGTCGAAAACGGCCTCAGCTTCACCAACGCCTACATCATGGGCGCGAACTCGATGGCCGTCTGCACCCCATCGCGCGCCTGCCTTTTCAGCGGTCGCACCCTCTGGAATCTGGAAAGCCAGGGGCCGTGGGATTTCGCGATCCCGGAGCGCTACACGACGATGACGGGGGCCTTCCTGAAGGACGGCTACACCTGTTTCGCCGCCGGCAAGAACGATCCCGGCTTCGGCAAGAACGACCACTTCTTCCGCTCCTTCAACGCGGGCGACAACCTCTACTACCGCGGCGGCCACCGGGGGCAGAACCAAACGCCGTTGTTCTCGATCGATTGGGACGCCGATCCACCTGCAAAGGAGAAGCAAAAGCCGGACGGCACGTTCAACGCTGACCTGTTTGCCGAGGCCGCAGTCGAATTTCTGGAAAAGCGCAACGACGGCGACCCACCCTTCTTCGCCTACGTCTCCTTCATGACGCCTCATGACCCCCTCAACTGCCCGGAGGAATTCATGAAGCTCTACGCAGGAGAGGACATGAAACTCCCCGCCAATTACCTGCCCGAGCATCCCTTCGACGCGGGCGTCCATGACATCCGCGACGAGAAACTGATGAAGCGTCCGCTCACCGAGGACGGAGTGCGCGATCGGCTCGCGAAGTACTACGCCCTCGTGACGCACACCGACGCCCAGATCGGGCGAATCCTCGAAGCCCTGGCGCGGAGCGGCGAAGCGGACAACACCATCGTCGTCTTCAGTTCGGACAATGGCCTCGCTCTCGGAAGCCACGGACTGACCGGCAAGCAGAGCGTTTACGAGCACTCCGTCCGGGTGCCTTTGGTCATCGCCGGCCCCGGGATCCCGAAAGGCGAGCGGCGTGAGCAACTCTGCTACATCTACGACGTGTATCCGACCCTTTGCGAAAGGGCGGACGTTGAGATCCCGGACACCGTGCAATTCCGCAGCCTCGACCCCGTCATCGCCGATCCGGAAGCGAGCCATCGGGATCACCTCTACTTCGGCTTCATGTCATGGCACCGGGCGGTGAGGGATGATCGCCACAAGCTGATCAGCTACAGCGTGAACGGTGAGAGCCACACCCAGCTGTTCGACCTGGAAACGGACCCCGGCGAAACCCGCAATCTCGCCGGAGAGAAAAAAGTGCAGCCCGTTCTCAAGCGCATGCGAAAACTTCTCGAAAGCGAGCGGGACCGCCTGAACGACGGCAAGGCTGATGCCGAGCACATCAACGAGATGTCCAAGGCGTTCTGGGAAACCTACCGCCAAGCGGCGGAGTAG